From Camelina sativa cultivar DH55 chromosome 20, Cs, whole genome shotgun sequence, the proteins below share one genomic window:
- the LOC104769395 gene encoding probable glycosyltransferase At3g07620 produces MDQIRGLRFLGRAETCSRVVLLMVLVVAFVLGLQYFELAPLSIFSPGNVNVSKFRDSNYNTTKSAENETFLASQEEASSGFKPYNSTTKVSKSFEHKFLNDAPKTEASRQSKGNETTTSSLHSLQPKIPRIRKKHEQRNTKKPPLVVISITQMNNMMWKRHNDPKNSLAPLWGSKVDEELKTARDKIKNAALVKKDDTLYAPLYHNLSTFKRSYELMEQTLKVYVYAEGDRPIFHQPEAMMEGIYASEGWFMKLMESSHRFLTKDPTKAHLFYLPFSSRILQQKLYVHDSHSRRNLVKYLRNYIDLISSNYTFWNRTHGSDHFFTACHDWAPAETRGPYMNCIRSLCNADVGVDFVVGKDVSLPETKVSSSQNPNGKIGGNRPSKRTILAFFAGNLHGYVRPILLNHWSSRPEPDMKIFNRVDHKSYIRYMKRSRYCVCAKGYEVNSPRVVESILYGCVPVIISDNFVPPFLEILNWESFAVFVPEKEIPNLRKILVSIPVRRYVEMQKRVSKVQKHFMWHDGEPVRYDLFHTILHSVWYNRVFQTF; encoded by the exons ATGGATCAAATTCGGGGTTTGCGGTTTCTAGGCCGAGCAGAAACATGTTCTCGAGTTGTTCTTCTCATGGTTCTGGTTGTTGCCTTCGTTTTAGGCCTTCAGTATTTCGAGCTGGCACCATTATCTATTTTTTCACCTGGAAATGTAAACGTTTCTAAGTTCAGAGATTCCAATTATAACACCACCAAAAGTGCTGAAAATGAAACGTTTCTTGCATCTCAAGAAGAAGCATCGTCTGGATTCAAGCCGTATAATAGCACAACGAAAGTCTCGAAGAGTTTTGAGCACAAGTTTCTGAATGATGCTCCCAAAACAGAAGCTTCTCGGCAAAGTAAAGGCAATGAAACCACCACTAGTTCTCTGCATTCTCTTCAACCCAAAATCCCTAGAATCCGCAAGAAACATGAACAGAGGAACACCAAAAAGCCACCTTTAGTTGTCATATCAATAACTCAGATGAACAATATGATGTGGAAGCGGCATAATGATCCAAAAAATTCACTT GCACCTCTTTGGGGATCAAAAGTGGACGAAGAGCTTAAAACTGCAAGAGACAAGATCAAGAACGCCGCTTTGGTCAAGAAGGATGATACTCTTTATGCGCCTCTCTACCATAACCTATCTACTTTCAAAAG GAGCTATGAGCTAATGGAACAGACTCTTAAAGTGTACGTCTACGCGGAAGGGGACAGACCAATCTTCCATCAGCCAGAAGCAATGATGGAAGGGATTTACGCATCAGAAGGATGGTTTATGAAACTAATGGAGAGTAGCCATAGATTCTTGACAAAAGATCCCACCAAAGCTCATCTATTCTACTTGCCTTTCAGTTCCAGAATACTTCAACAGAAACTTTACGTTCATGATTCTCATAGTCGTAGAAATCTTGTCAAATATCTCAGGAACTACATCGATCTTATCTCTTCCAACTACACTTTTTGGAATAGAACTCACGGCTCTGATCATTTCTTCACCGCTTGCCATGATTGG gCTCCAGCTGAGACTAGAGGGCCATACATGAACTGCATTAGATCACTCTGTAACGCTGATGTCGGAGTAGACTTCGTAGTCGGAAAAGACGTCTCTTTGCCGGAAACAAAAGTCTCTTCGTCACAAAACCCTAACGGAAAAATTGGAGGTAACCGTCCTTCCAAGCGAACCATCCTCGCCTTCTTCGCCGGAAACCTACACGGTTACGTCAGACCCATCTTGCTTAACCATTGGTCTTCGAGACCCGAGCCAGATATGAAGATCTTTAACCGTGTCGATCACAAATCGTACATCCGGTACATGAAACGAAGCAGATACTGCGTTTGCGCTAAAGGTTACGAGGTGAATAGCCCTAGAGTGGTGGAGTCGATTCTTTACGGCTGCGTTCCGGTGATTATCTCTGATAACTTTGTGCCACCGTTTCTTGAGATTCTTAACTGGGAATCTTTCGCCGTGTTCGTGCCGGAGAAGGAGATTCCTAATCTGAGGAAGATTCTGGTATCGATCCCGGTGAGAAGATACGTGGAGATGCAGAAGAGAGTGTCGAAGGTTCAAAAACATTTCATGTGGCATGATGGTGAACCGGTTCGGTACGATTTATTTCATACGATTCTTCATTCGGTTTGGTATAACCGGGTTTTTCAGACGTTTTAG
- the LOC104772212 gene encoding probable glycosyltransferase At5g03795, with protein MNCIRSLCNADVGVDFVVGKDVSLPETKVSSSQNPNGKIGGNRPSKRTILAFFAGNLHGYVRPILLNHWSSRPEPDMKIFNRVDHKSYIRYMKRSRYCVCAKGYEVNSPRVVESILYGCVPVIISDNFVPPFLEILNWESFAVFVPEKEIPNLRKILVSIPVRRYVEMQKRVSKVQKHFMWHDGEPVRYDLFHTILHSVWYNRVFQTF; from the coding sequence ATGAACTGCATTAGATCACTCTGTAACGCTGATGTCGGAGTAGACTTCGTAGTCGGAAAAGACGTCTCTTTGCCGGAAACAAAAGTCTCTTCGTCACAAAACCCTAACGGAAAAATTGGAGGTAACCGTCCTTCCAAGCGAACCATCCTCGCCTTCTTCGCCGGAAACCTACACGGTTACGTCAGACCCATCTTGCTTAACCATTGGTCTTCGAGACCCGAGCCAGATATGAAGATCTTTAACCGTGTCGATCACAAATCGTACATCCGGTACATGAAACGAAGCAGATACTGCGTTTGCGCTAAAGGTTACGAGGTGAATAGCCCTAGAGTGGTGGAGTCGATTCTTTACGGCTGCGTTCCGGTGATTATCTCTGATAACTTTGTGCCACCGTTTCTTGAGATTCTTAACTGGGAATCTTTCGCCGTGTTCGTGCCGGAGAAGGAGATTCCTAATCTGAGGAAGATTCTGGTATCGATCCCGGTGAGAAGATACGTGGAGATGCAGAAGAGAGTGTCGAAGGTTCAAAAACATTTCATGTGGCATGATGGTGAACCGGTTCGGTACGATTTATTTCATACGATTCTTCATTCGGTTTGGTATAACCGGGTTTTTCAGACGTTTTAG
- the LOC104769396 gene encoding mitogen-activated protein kinase kinase kinase 1-like: protein MESVGSNQISPYVSNRDQRYFLAQPVADRILRALGHRIRLLNRPNGGTFHVLGATCNVYTVTLTATPTCTCPDRQKPCKHILFVLIRVLGLPLDDKCLRQRRLRPCLLYRLLSAPTRPDCLASFHLQQRFLQLFSAAASQPGDTTKSSSSTSKMENEVDEEPATCPICLDDINGIKSVNGENGGGEEKELAVVKCKVCKNKVHEECMLAWRRSRGRRPGICVVCRARWRANSSSKSPNIGGSYDNCQGICYLNLAPYVDEEEGDGVGTSQRPC from the exons ATGGAATCTGTCGGATCGAATCAAATATCTCCGTACGTAAGTAACCGAGACCAACGGTATTTCTTGGCTCAACCGGTGGCAGATCGGATACTTCGAGCTCTCGGTCACCGGATCCGTCTTCTCAACCGTCCAAATGGCGGAACTTTTCATGTTCTCGGTGCGACGTGTAACGTTTACACGGTGACGCTAACGGCTACACCGACTTGTACTTGTCCCGACCGTCAGAAACCGTGCAAACACATCTTGTTTGTCTTGATCCGAGTTCTTGGGCTTCCTCTTGATGATAAGTGTCTAAGGCAACGGAGACTCCGGCCATGTCTCCTCTACCGCCTGCTTTCAGCACCGACACGGCCTGACTGCCTAGCCAGTTTTCATCTCCAGCAACGGTTTCTTCAGCTTTTCTCAGCCGCCGCTTCTCAACCTGGCGATACTACTAaatcatcctcctccaccagtAAAAtg GAAAATGAGGTGGACGAAGAGCCAGCAACATGTCCAATATGTCTAGACGATATTAACGGAATTAAAAGTGTAAACGGCGAAAATGGTGGAGGCGAGGAGAAGGAACTCGCGGTGGTGAAGTGCAAAGTCTGCAAGAACAAGGTGCATGAAGAATGCATGCTGGCGTGGAGGAGGAGTCGTGGACGGCGGCCAGGCATCTGCGTTGTATGCCGTGCACGGTGGCGAGCCAATAGTTCTAGTAAGAGTCCTAATATTGGTGGTAGTTATGACAACTGCCAAGGTATTTGTTACTTGAATCTTGCTCCTTACGTTGATGAAGAGGAAGGGGATGGTGTTGGCACGAGCCAACGGCCATGTTGA
- the LOC104769397 gene encoding uncharacterized protein LOC104769397 isoform X2, producing MASRCRSLSKPAFSMFRSAMNKPSVRPKSASSFLGVPPSPGLSRPIGQLGSLQSLLPLYSAVASARLTSCLGIDSQNSRSLAQELGLSVPR from the exons ATGGCTTCTCGATGTCGATCTTTGTCTAAACCAGCGTTTTCTATGTTTAGATCTGCAATGAACAAGCCCTCGGTTCGACCCAAATCGGCTTCATCGTTTCTCGGCGTCCCTCCTTCGCCTGGGCTTTCGAG GCCGATTGGTCAGCTGGGATCACTTCAATCGTTGCTTCCATTGTATAGTGCGGTGGCTTCAGCTAGATTGACTTCGTGCCTCGGTATCGATTCACAGAATTCTAGGTCATTAGCTCAGG AGCTTGGCCTAAGCGTACCTCGATAA
- the LOC104769397 gene encoding uncharacterized protein LOC104769397 isoform X1, which produces MASRCRSLSKPAFSMFRSAMNKPSVRPKSASSFLGVPPSPGLSRPIGQLGSLQSLLPLYSAVASARLTSCLGIDSQNSRSLAQGMLCSANPGV; this is translated from the exons ATGGCTTCTCGATGTCGATCTTTGTCTAAACCAGCGTTTTCTATGTTTAGATCTGCAATGAACAAGCCCTCGGTTCGACCCAAATCGGCTTCATCGTTTCTCGGCGTCCCTCCTTCGCCTGGGCTTTCGAG GCCGATTGGTCAGCTGGGATCACTTCAATCGTTGCTTCCATTGTATAGTGCGGTGGCTTCAGCTAGATTGACTTCGTGCCTCGGTATCGATTCACAGAATTCTAGGTCATTAGCTCAGGGTATGCTCTGCAGTGCGAATCCAGGAGTTTGA
- the LOC104769391 gene encoding uncharacterized protein LOC104769391, whose amino-acid sequence MSNLARLEILALDVSGKNYMTWASDARMHLRSDGLLSTIDPSKTTSDEDKAKAMVFLRHHLHDNLKNEYITKEDPVDLWQSLKDRFDHQKYVILPKARHEWLNLRFLDYKSVGEFNSAMFGITSRMALCGEEVSDYDMIEKTLSTFHPGNVILQEQYRTKGYTRFSELMHVLLVAEQNNQLVMLNHQTRPTGSAPLPEVNVASSSYNWQGRGRGRGRGRGRGRGCGGGRGRGRGRGHYSNDASRVIKKKDESSCYRCGMKGHWYQTCRIPKHLADLYQASQKEKERDVETNLISNEAGPSYHGLNDETHLDIADFLVNQESG is encoded by the coding sequence ATGTCAAATCTCGCCAGACTCGAAATCCTTGCCCTTGATGTAtctggaaaaaattatatgacatgggCATCGGATGCACGAATGCATCTGAGATCGGATGGGCTTTTAAGCACCATCGATCCGTCGAAAACGACGTCAGATGAGGATAAGGCCAAGGCCATGGTGTTTTTACGCCACCACCTCCACGATAATCTGAAAAACGAGTACATCACGAAAGAAGATCCTGTAGATCTTTGGCAATCACTCAAAGATAGGTTTGATCACCAGAAATATGTGATCTTACCAAAGGCTAGACATGAGTGGTTAAATCTCCGGTTCttggattacaaaagtgttgGTGAATTTAATTCCGCTATGTTCGGAATCACCTCCAGGATGGCTTTGTGTGGCGAAGAAGTGAgcgattatgatatgatcgaaAAAACGCTCTCAACTTTTCATCCTGGAAATGTAATCCTGCAAGAACAATACCGGACCAAAGGATACACTCGATTTTCTGAGTTAATGCACGTTCTTCttgttgctgaacaaaataatcaacTCGTGATGCTGAATCATCAAACTCGCCCAACTGGATCAGCTCCACTTCCAGAAGTGAATGTTGCTTCATCCAGTTATAATTGGCAAGGACGAGGACGCGGACGCGGTCGAGGCCGTGGCCGTGGTCGTGGGTGTGGAGGAGGTCGTGGCCGAGGTAGAGGAAGAGGTCACTATTCTAATGATGCCAGCCGtgttataaagaaaaaggatgaGAGTAGTTGTTACAGATGCGGCATGAAAGGTCATTGGTACCAAACTTGTCGTATACCAAAGCATTTGGCCGATCTATATCAAGCGtctcaaaaggaaaaagaaagagacgtTGAGACCAATCTCATCTCAAATGAAGCTGGACCTTCCTACCATGGTCTCAATGATGAAACTCATCTGGATATCGCAGATTTCCTCGTCAATCAAGAGAGTGGATAA